Proteins encoded together in one Catellatospora citrea window:
- the dnaN gene encoding DNA polymerase III subunit beta, with amino-acid sequence MKFRVERDALADAVAWTAKSLPSRPSVPVLAGVMLRVADGRLHVSGFDYEVSNQVDVEVQADADGATLVSGRLLAEITKALPAKPVEIAAVGAHLELVCGSARFTLPTMPVEDYPTLPELPASAGRVDAAVFASAVSQVAIAAGRDETLPMMTGVRLELSGDTLALLATDRYRLAIREITWTPDDPEISVNALVPARTLADTAKTLGPTGGDVTIALASGGAGEGMIGFLGGSKVGGSRRTTSRLLDGQSYPPVRSLFAPSYASEARVTVSALVEVVKRVSLVAEKATPVRLSFSEDGLVVEAGGTEEARASEAMDATFTGESMTIAFNPQYLIEGLAALGAPTAVFSFNDPFKPAVITPADADGAAIPGFRYLIMPIRVGR; translated from the coding sequence ATGAAGTTTCGGGTAGAGCGTGACGCGCTCGCCGACGCCGTGGCCTGGACCGCCAAGAGCCTTCCGAGCCGGCCCTCGGTGCCGGTCCTCGCGGGCGTGATGCTGCGGGTCGCCGACGGCCGCCTGCACGTCTCCGGCTTCGACTACGAGGTCTCCAACCAGGTGGACGTGGAGGTGCAGGCCGACGCGGACGGCGCGACCCTGGTCTCCGGCCGCCTGCTCGCCGAGATCACCAAGGCCCTGCCGGCCAAGCCGGTGGAGATCGCCGCCGTCGGCGCGCACCTGGAGCTGGTCTGCGGCAGCGCCCGGTTCACCCTGCCGACGATGCCGGTCGAGGACTACCCGACCCTGCCGGAGCTGCCCGCCAGCGCGGGCCGCGTCGACGCCGCGGTGTTCGCCTCGGCCGTGTCCCAGGTCGCCATCGCGGCCGGGCGCGACGAGACCCTGCCGATGATGACGGGCGTGCGGCTGGAGCTGTCCGGGGACACCCTGGCTCTGCTCGCCACGGACCGCTACCGGCTGGCCATCCGGGAGATCACCTGGACGCCGGACGACCCGGAGATCAGCGTCAACGCGCTCGTCCCGGCGCGCACCCTGGCCGACACCGCCAAGACGCTCGGCCCGACCGGTGGCGACGTCACCATCGCGCTGGCGAGTGGCGGCGCGGGCGAGGGCATGATCGGCTTCCTGGGCGGTTCGAAGGTCGGCGGCTCCCGCCGGACCACCAGCCGCCTGCTCGACGGCCAGTCGTACCCGCCGGTGCGCTCGCTGTTCGCGCCCAGCTACGCCTCCGAGGCCCGGGTCACCGTCTCGGCGCTGGTCGAGGTCGTCAAGCGCGTGTCGCTCGTCGCCGAGAAAGCCACGCCGGTGCGGTTGAGCTTCAGCGAGGATGGTCTCGTGGTCGAGGCCGGCGGCACCGAAGAGGCACGGGCGAGCGAGGCGATGGACGCCACCTTCACCGGTGAGTCGATGACGATCGCCTTCAACCCGCAGTACCTCATCGAGGGCCTGGCCGCGCTCGGCGCGCCGACCGCGGTGTTCTCGTTCAACGACCCGTTCAAGCCCGCGGTGATCACCCCCGCCGACGCCGACGGTGCGGCGATTCCCGGGTTCCGCTACCTGATCATGCCGATCAGGGTGGGCCGCTGA
- a CDS encoding SigE family RNA polymerase sigma factor, whose product MDASRAEEFEAFVRGRTPALLRAAYLLTGDQHLAEDLVNDALIRTHQVWHRLRDSSPEAYTRKIMYHLQISWWRRRKRSPERLTDLPPEPGAGLRHAVDEQARAVTRLALQDALGHLGARQRAVLVLRYFEDRTESEVAELLGVTVGTVKSQSSKALARLRTVAPHLLDSPISDRKLR is encoded by the coding sequence ATGGACGCATCGCGCGCCGAAGAGTTCGAGGCGTTCGTCCGGGGGCGGACACCGGCGCTGCTGCGAGCGGCGTATCTGCTCACCGGTGACCAGCATCTGGCGGAGGATCTCGTCAATGACGCCCTGATCCGCACCCACCAGGTGTGGCACCGCCTGCGCGACAGCAGCCCGGAGGCGTACACCCGCAAGATCATGTATCACCTGCAGATCTCGTGGTGGCGTCGCCGCAAGCGCTCCCCGGAGCGGCTGACCGACCTGCCGCCCGAGCCCGGCGCGGGTCTGCGGCACGCCGTCGACGAGCAGGCGCGGGCCGTCACCCGGCTCGCTCTGCAGGATGCGCTCGGCCACCTCGGCGCCCGCCAGCGTGCCGTGCTCGTACTGCGCTACTTCGAGGACCGGACCGAGTCGGAGGTCGCCGAGCTGCTCGGCGTGACGGTCGGCACGGTCAAGTCGCAGTCGTCCAAGGCCCTGGCCCGGCTGCGCACGGTCGCGCCGCATCTGCTCGACTCCCCGATCAGCGACAGGAAGCTGCGATGA
- the dnaA gene encoding chromosomal replication initiator protein DnaA yields MSDLNAVWLAATDELADEIVSAQHRAYLRLTQALAVVDDLVLLSVPDAFIRDIIETKLRTAITDTLSRIMGRPVQVAVKVRPPDESAARPTPPPPPPTEYTPVAYTAPVYTPPPTEHPVVAPAADGEDALFAVPVPRHPEVAPVRAAVLRTADRDGPSDSGPGRGTGPMDSRAVPHPLAAVREERERRPGATPGSAANDAGGNKLNPKYRFETFVIGSSNRFAHAASVAVAESPAKAYNPLFIYGGSGLGKTHLLHAIGHYAQELGHARSVRYVSTEEFTNDFINSIRDDKASAFQRRYRDVDILLIDDIQFLEKRDRTQEEFFHTFNTLHNANKQIVITSDRSPKALSTLEDRLRTRFEWGLLADIQPPDLETRIAILQKKAAQERLHAPADVLEFIASRVSNSIRELEGALIRVTAYANLSREQVKLSIAEEVLRDFIPDDAAPEITADQIMLSTSEYFGVSLEDLRGHSRSRVLVNARQVAMYLCRELTDLSLPRIGQAFGGRDHTTVMHADRKIRQQMAERRSLYNQIAELTNRIKQI; encoded by the coding sequence GTGAGCGACCTCAACGCCGTGTGGCTGGCTGCCACCGACGAGCTGGCCGACGAGATCGTCTCGGCGCAGCACCGCGCGTACCTGCGGCTCACCCAGGCCCTCGCGGTGGTCGACGACCTCGTGCTGCTGAGCGTGCCGGACGCGTTCATCCGCGACATCATCGAGACGAAGCTGCGCACCGCCATCACCGACACGCTGTCCCGGATCATGGGTCGGCCGGTGCAGGTGGCCGTGAAGGTGCGGCCCCCGGACGAGTCCGCGGCCCGCCCGACGCCGCCGCCCCCGCCGCCCACCGAATACACCCCGGTGGCGTACACCGCGCCCGTCTACACCCCGCCGCCCACCGAGCACCCCGTCGTGGCGCCCGCCGCCGACGGCGAGGACGCGCTGTTCGCCGTCCCGGTGCCGCGGCACCCCGAGGTCGCCCCGGTGCGCGCCGCCGTGCTGCGCACCGCCGACCGCGACGGACCCTCCGACTCCGGCCCCGGCCGGGGCACCGGCCCGATGGACAGCCGCGCCGTGCCGCACCCGCTCGCGGCGGTGCGCGAGGAACGGGAGCGCCGTCCCGGCGCCACACCCGGCTCGGCCGCGAACGACGCCGGCGGCAACAAGCTGAACCCGAAGTACCGCTTCGAGACCTTCGTCATCGGCTCCTCCAACCGGTTCGCGCACGCCGCGTCGGTGGCGGTCGCCGAGTCCCCGGCGAAGGCGTACAACCCGCTGTTCATCTACGGCGGCTCGGGGCTGGGCAAGACCCACCTGCTCCACGCGATCGGCCACTACGCCCAGGAGCTCGGCCACGCCCGCAGCGTCCGGTACGTGTCGACCGAGGAGTTCACCAACGACTTCATCAACTCGATCCGCGACGACAAGGCCAGCGCGTTCCAGCGCCGCTACCGCGACGTGGACATCCTCCTGATCGACGACATCCAGTTCCTGGAGAAGCGCGACCGGACCCAGGAGGAGTTCTTCCACACCTTCAACACCCTGCACAACGCGAACAAGCAGATCGTCATCACCTCCGACCGCTCGCCCAAGGCGCTGTCGACGCTGGAGGACCGGCTGCGCACCCGGTTCGAGTGGGGCCTGCTGGCCGACATCCAGCCGCCGGACCTCGAGACCCGCATCGCGATCCTGCAGAAGAAGGCCGCCCAGGAGCGCCTGCACGCCCCGGCCGACGTGCTGGAGTTCATCGCCTCCCGGGTGTCGAACTCGATCCGCGAACTCGAGGGCGCGCTGATCCGCGTCACGGCGTACGCCAACCTCAGCCGCGAGCAGGTCAAGCTGTCGATCGCGGAGGAGGTGCTGCGCGACTTCATCCCCGACGACGCCGCACCGGAGATCACCGCCGACCAGATCATGCTGTCGACCTCGGAGTACTTCGGCGTCAGCCTGGAGGACCTGCGCGGCCACTCGCGCTCCCGGGTGCTGGTCAACGCGCGGCAGGTGGCCATGTATCTGTGCCGCGAGCTGACCGACCTCTCGCTGCCCCGGATCGGGCAGGCCTTCGGCGGCCGCGACCACACCACGGTCATGCACGCCGACCGCAAGATCCGGCAGCAGATGGCGGAGCGGCGCTCCCTCTACAACCAGATCGCCGAACTCACCAACCGCATCAAGCAGATCTAG
- the rpmH gene encoding 50S ribosomal protein L34 yields MSKRTYQPNNRRRAKTHGFRLRMRTRAGRAVLSSRRGKGRARLAV; encoded by the coding sequence GTGAGCAAGCGCACGTACCAGCCGAACAACCGTCGGCGCGCGAAGACCCACGGCTTCCGGCTGCGTATGCGCACCCGCGCCGGGCGCGCGGTGCTGTCGTCGCGCCGGGGCAAGGGCCGCGCCCGCCTGGCGGTCTGA
- the rnpA gene encoding ribonuclease P protein component, giving the protein MLPAAHRLRRSADFAAAVRAGRRAGRGAVVVHLTVPATATEHETAWQGDAPGHAVVVPGQVSQAGFVVSKAVGNAVTRNTVKRRLRHLAADRLGRLPAGATVVVRALPQAASASYEQLGRDLDGALAAALKRDPGQASRRRSTGGKP; this is encoded by the coding sequence ATGCTGCCAGCTGCGCACAGGTTGAGGCGAAGCGCTGACTTCGCCGCCGCCGTGCGGGCCGGCCGCCGAGCCGGTCGTGGCGCCGTGGTGGTGCACCTGACGGTGCCCGCAACGGCAACCGAACATGAAACGGCGTGGCAGGGAGACGCTCCCGGCCACGCCGTTGTCGTGCCCGGGCAGGTCTCACAGGCGGGTTTCGTGGTCTCCAAGGCGGTGGGGAACGCGGTGACCCGCAACACGGTGAAGCGCCGGCTGCGTCATCTGGCGGCCGACCGGTTGGGTCGGCTGCCCGCCGGGGCCACCGTGGTGGTGCGCGCGCTGCCGCAGGCGGCGTCCGCCTCGTACGAACAACTGGGTCGGGACCTTGACGGCGCGCTCGCCGCGGCGCTCAAGCGCGACCCCGGCCAGGCCTCGCGCCGCAGGTCAACGGGGGGTAAGCCATGA
- the yidD gene encoding membrane protein insertion efficiency factor YidD has product MTQPSRPTTLAGRVLALPIIAYRRWVSPGLPARCRFYPSCSAYALEAIALHGAPRGFWLTVKRLGRCHPFHPGGYDPVPPNTRRSTDVTGATPS; this is encoded by the coding sequence ATGACGCAGCCGTCGCGACCCACGACACTCGCCGGGCGCGTGCTGGCCCTACCCATCATCGCGTACCGTCGTTGGGTGAGTCCGGGCCTGCCTGCCCGTTGCCGGTTCTACCCGTCTTGCAGCGCGTACGCGCTGGAGGCGATAGCGCTCCACGGCGCGCCGCGGGGGTTCTGGCTGACGGTCAAGCGGCTCGGTCGCTGCCATCCCTTTCACCCGGGCGGATATGACCCTGTGCCACCCAACACCCGCCGCAGTACTGATGTGACTGGAGCAACACCCTCATGA
- the yidC gene encoding membrane protein insertase YidC, whose product MMDWIYTIVSKVLLLWHSLFDKLWGDGTWLATNWDWVLAIVFLVLTVRVLLFPLFIKQIRSQRAMQTLQPQLKALQEKHKGDKETLQREMMELYRREKANPLMGCLPLLIQMPIFFGVFHVIKRLGTGTVDETLYGWTAAQFQSGMSADLFGVSIGATFRDGGTAAVLCGILGVVMIITTYMTSRQMILKTGWSEDPTQKMMQKLMLYGIPATLIISAVAFPLGLIIYWTTTNLFTLGQQMWVLKKYPPPKMGGKPEPKVVDPEVAKALAPKVGAKPTNAKRKTVKKNVG is encoded by the coding sequence ATGATGGACTGGATCTACACGATCGTCTCGAAGGTCCTGCTGCTATGGCACAGTCTCTTCGACAAACTCTGGGGCGACGGCACGTGGCTCGCCACCAACTGGGACTGGGTCCTGGCGATCGTGTTCCTGGTGCTGACGGTGCGGGTGTTGCTGTTCCCGCTGTTCATCAAGCAGATCCGCTCGCAGCGGGCGATGCAGACCCTCCAGCCGCAGCTCAAGGCGCTGCAGGAGAAGCACAAGGGTGACAAGGAAACCCTTCAGCGCGAGATGATGGAGCTGTACCGGCGGGAGAAGGCCAACCCGCTGATGGGCTGCCTGCCGTTGCTGATCCAGATGCCGATCTTCTTCGGCGTGTTCCACGTCATCAAGCGCCTGGGCACGGGCACCGTCGACGAGACCCTCTACGGGTGGACCGCGGCCCAGTTCCAGAGCGGCATGTCCGCCGACCTGTTCGGCGTCTCCATCGGCGCGACCTTCCGTGACGGCGGCACCGCCGCCGTGCTCTGCGGCATCCTCGGCGTCGTAATGATCATCACGACCTACATGACCAGCCGCCAGATGATCCTGAAGACCGGCTGGTCCGAGGACCCCACCCAGAAGATGATGCAGAAGCTGATGCTGTACGGCATCCCGGCGACGCTGATCATCTCCGCCGTGGCCTTCCCGCTGGGTCTGATCATCTACTGGACCACGACGAACCTCTTCACCCTCGGCCAGCAGATGTGGGTGCTGAAGAAGTACCCGCCGCCGAAGATGGGCGGAAAGCCGGAGCCGAAGGTCGTCGACCCGGAGGTCGCCAAGGCGCTCGCGCCGAAGGTGGGCGCCAAGCCGACCAACGCCAAGCGCAAGACGGTGAAGAAGAACGTCGGCTGA
- a CDS encoding protein jag: protein MAVEDLAETEDGAAETEEGADEAATPKRKATSDADLFRQSEIAADYIEGLLDILDADGDIDELVSAGRPVVEVVGSRLQSLVGPRGATLEALQELTRLAIFKQTGEPSRLLLDVGGYRDQRRKELGALAKNAVEKVKQHGEAVKLEPMSAFERKCVHDVVNAAAGVQSESEGVEPNRRIVVRPA, encoded by the coding sequence GTGGCAGTCGAAGACCTCGCCGAGACCGAGGACGGCGCGGCCGAGACCGAGGAGGGCGCCGACGAGGCCGCCACTCCCAAGCGCAAGGCCACCAGCGACGCCGACCTGTTCCGCCAGAGCGAGATCGCGGCGGACTACATCGAGGGCCTGCTGGACATCCTGGACGCCGACGGCGACATCGACGAGCTGGTCTCCGCCGGCCGCCCGGTCGTCGAGGTGGTCGGCAGCCGCCTGCAGTCCCTCGTCGGCCCGCGCGGGGCGACCCTGGAGGCCCTGCAGGAGCTGACCCGCCTGGCGATCTTCAAGCAGACCGGCGAGCCGAGCCGGCTGCTGCTGGACGTCGGCGGCTACCGCGACCAGCGCCGCAAGGAGCTGGGCGCGCTGGCCAAGAACGCGGTGGAGAAGGTCAAGCAGCACGGCGAGGCCGTCAAGCTGGAGCCGATGTCCGCCTTCGAGCGCAAGTGCGTGCACGACGTGGTCAACGCCGCGGCGGGGGTGCAGAGCGAGTCCGAGGGCGTCGAGCCCAACCGCCGGATCGTGGTACGTCCGGCGTGA
- the rsmG gene encoding 16S rRNA (guanine(527)-N(7))-methyltransferase RsmG, whose protein sequence is MSSDDVTEPVIPDGVTGSVLSPDLRPAAEALFGDRLDTATRYVALLATDGVVRGLIGPREAPRLWDRHLLNCAAVAELISPSATVVDVGSGAGLPGIVLAVARPDISVILVEPLARRTAFLEEAVAALGLTGQVTVVRGRAEEQIGLLSADVVTARAVAPLDRLAGWCLPLASPGGRLLALKGMSAADEIVEHGDAVARLGGGTPVIHQCGVGLIDPPTTVVEIVREREVVPKTAKPSRRAGRGGRRR, encoded by the coding sequence GTGAGTTCCGACGACGTGACGGAGCCGGTCATCCCCGACGGGGTGACCGGCTCCGTGCTCTCCCCCGACCTTCGTCCGGCCGCCGAGGCGCTGTTCGGCGACCGGCTCGACACCGCCACGCGTTACGTGGCGCTGCTGGCCACCGACGGCGTGGTGCGCGGCCTGATCGGCCCGCGCGAGGCCCCGCGGCTGTGGGACCGGCACCTGCTGAACTGCGCCGCCGTGGCCGAGCTGATTTCCCCGTCCGCCACGGTCGTCGACGTGGGCTCCGGAGCGGGTCTGCCCGGTATCGTGCTCGCAGTGGCTAGACCGGATATTTCGGTCATTCTGGTTGAACCACTGGCACGTCGGACCGCCTTCCTGGAGGAGGCGGTGGCGGCCCTCGGCCTGACCGGCCAGGTCACCGTGGTACGCGGCCGCGCGGAGGAGCAGATCGGCCTGCTCAGCGCGGACGTGGTCACCGCTCGCGCGGTGGCGCCGCTGGACCGGCTGGCGGGCTGGTGTCTGCCGCTGGCCTCACCGGGCGGCCGCCTGCTGGCGCTCAAGGGGATGTCCGCCGCCGACGAGATCGTGGAGCACGGCGACGCCGTCGCCCGGCTCGGCGGCGGAACGCCCGTGATCCACCAGTGCGGCGTCGGGCTGATCGATCCGCCGACCACCGTGGTGGAGATCGTCCGGGAGCGTGAAGTCGTGCCGAAGACTGCCAAGCCGTCCCGGCGGGCAGGGCGCGGAGGACGCCGGCGCTGA
- a CDS encoding ParA family protein — MSLPQGSYGVVSRETSTPAQRGAANPGSGMRPTVANTYTSSAADSYPVPSGPASPDATGFRATASVPPPGSSVPPAEFSSAPHGATGYVPVSAPPANRPPSPRPQPSSTHVAGEDQSATAYGASDANTTASGSSEDPPLAMEAMRAVQILNPSGEVTMPRPTRQRVMCVANQKGGVGKTTTTVNLAVALALHGNRVLVVDLDPQGNASTGLNVPHHAGVPDVYDCLIDQVPMEEVAQAVEGIPNLYCVPATIDLAGAEIELVSVVARESRLGRAIQGFPMEFDYVFIDCPPSLGLLTVNALCAAQEVLIPIQCEYYALEGLNQLLNNINLVKAHLNPNLDVSTILLTMYDRRTRLADAVEQDVRNHFGEKVLTSVIPRNVRVSEAPSYGQSVMTYDPGSRGATSYFEAAQEIAERGAKIGVAA; from the coding sequence ATGAGCCTCCCCCAGGGCTCTTACGGCGTTGTTTCACGTGAAACATCAACCCCGGCGCAGCGAGGCGCCGCCAACCCGGGCTCCGGTATGAGGCCGACCGTCGCGAACACGTATACGTCTAGCGCGGCGGACTCCTACCCGGTGCCCAGTGGTCCGGCGAGTCCTGACGCGACCGGTTTCCGCGCGACGGCCTCGGTGCCGCCACCGGGGAGCAGTGTGCCGCCCGCGGAGTTCTCATCGGCTCCGCACGGCGCCACCGGCTACGTGCCGGTGTCCGCTCCCCCGGCCAACCGGCCGCCGTCGCCCCGCCCTCAACCCAGTTCTACGCATGTCGCGGGTGAGGATCAGAGTGCGACCGCGTACGGTGCTTCTGACGCGAACACGACAGCGTCCGGTAGTTCGGAGGACCCACCGTTGGCCATGGAAGCGATGCGCGCCGTACAGATCCTGAACCCGAGCGGCGAGGTGACCATGCCTCGCCCGACCCGGCAGCGTGTCATGTGCGTCGCCAACCAGAAGGGCGGCGTGGGTAAGACCACCACGACCGTGAACCTTGCGGTGGCCCTGGCCCTGCACGGCAACCGTGTCCTGGTGGTCGACCTCGACCCGCAGGGCAACGCCTCGACCGGACTCAACGTGCCGCACCACGCGGGCGTTCCGGACGTCTACGACTGTCTGATCGACCAGGTGCCGATGGAGGAGGTGGCGCAGGCGGTCGAGGGCATCCCGAACCTCTACTGCGTGCCGGCCACCATCGACCTCGCCGGCGCCGAGATCGAGCTCGTCTCCGTGGTCGCCCGCGAGTCGCGGCTCGGCCGCGCGATCCAGGGTTTCCCGATGGAGTTCGACTACGTCTTCATCGACTGTCCCCCGTCGCTGGGCCTGCTCACGGTCAACGCGCTGTGCGCCGCCCAGGAGGTGCTCATCCCGATCCAGTGCGAGTACTACGCGCTGGAGGGTCTCAACCAGCTCCTGAACAACATCAACCTGGTGAAGGCCCACCTCAACCCGAACCTGGACGTGTCCACGATCCTGCTGACCATGTACGACCGCCGCACCCGCCTCGCGGACGCGGTCGAGCAGGACGTGCGCAACCACTTCGGGGAGAAGGTGCTGACCTCTGTCATCCCCCGCAACGTGCGCGTCTCCGAGGCACCGAGTTACGGCCAGTCGGTCATGACTTATGATCCCGGTTCGCGCGGAGCCACCAGTTACTTCGAGGCCGCGCAGGAGATCGCCGAGCGCGGCGCGAAGATCGGAGTTGCGGCATGA
- a CDS encoding ParB/RepB/Spo0J family partition protein has protein sequence MTPPPVRKGGLGRGLGALIPSAPVAPAAPTAAPVPAQAAPVEVMPVSAPPATTAAVEAPQVPQAVEMPPPAQVSDLAPVPGARFAEIPVGSIVPNAKQPRQIFDDEMLDELKISIQEVGFLQPIVVRELGQDKYELVMGERRWRAAQAVGKEMIPAIVRDTRDDAMLRDALLENIHRAQLNPLEEAAAYQQLLEEFGATHDELAKKIGRSRPQISNTIRLLNLPPQVQKRVAAGVLSAGHARALLSLDQADAQDKLATRIVAEGLSVRATEELVTLANAEGEAKQPAAKRRAKPHAPALVDLADRLSDRFDTKVKVDIGRSKGKITIEFATVDDLERIVGIIGVEQQE, from the coding sequence ATGACCCCGCCCCCCGTTCGCAAGGGAGGCCTCGGCCGTGGTCTCGGCGCGCTGATCCCGTCGGCCCCGGTCGCGCCTGCGGCCCCTACGGCGGCCCCAGTGCCGGCGCAGGCCGCTCCGGTCGAGGTCATGCCGGTCTCCGCTCCCCCGGCCACCACGGCCGCTGTGGAGGCCCCACAGGTGCCACAGGCCGTGGAGATGCCTCCCCCGGCGCAGGTCTCGGACCTGGCACCCGTGCCCGGTGCGCGGTTCGCGGAGATCCCGGTCGGCTCGATCGTGCCCAACGCGAAGCAGCCGCGGCAGATCTTCGACGACGAGATGCTCGACGAACTGAAGATCTCCATCCAGGAGGTCGGCTTCCTGCAGCCGATCGTCGTCCGCGAGCTCGGCCAGGACAAGTACGAACTCGTCATGGGCGAGCGGCGCTGGCGTGCCGCCCAGGCCGTCGGCAAGGAGATGATCCCGGCGATCGTGCGGGACACCCGCGACGACGCCATGCTGCGCGACGCCCTGCTGGAGAACATCCACCGGGCACAGCTGAACCCCCTGGAAGAGGCTGCGGCATACCAGCAGTTGCTGGAGGAGTTCGGCGCCACGCACGACGAGCTGGCCAAGAAGATCGGCCGCAGCCGGCCGCAGATCTCCAACACCATCCGCCTGCTGAACCTGCCCCCGCAGGTGCAGAAGCGGGTCGCCGCCGGGGTGCTCTCCGCGGGCCACGCGCGGGCGCTGCTCAGCCTCGACCAGGCCGACGCCCAGGACAAGCTGGCGACCCGCATCGTCGCCGAAGGCCTTTCGGTGCGGGCGACCGAGGAGTTGGTGACGCTCGCCAACGCCGAGGGTGAGGCGAAGCAGCCCGCCGCCAAGCGGCGCGCCAAGCCGCACGCCCCGGCGCTGGTCGATCTGGCCGATCGGTTGTCGGACCGGTTCGACACCAAGGTGAAGGTCGACATCGGTCGGAGCAAGGGCAAGATCACGATAGAGTTCGCGACGGTAGACGACCTGGAGCGGATTGTCGGGATCATCGGCGTGGAACAGCAAGAATAG